Within the Cryptococcus neoformans var. neoformans B-3501A chromosome 1, whole genome shotgun sequence genome, the region CCAGCTGTCCTTCCCCATTTGTCAACAGCATTCCATACGGCCCCACCTTGCAACAAAACTTCCAAACACTCTGGCTCTTTCCTCTCGGCGGCATAATGCAGACATGACCATCCCAGATCGTCGTCCTGGAACCAAGCTGGAGCACCCTCAGCGAGCAGGTCGGCAAGGACGGACGGAGCAGCGGTTTGAGCGGCTTTAATGAGGCGAAAAGCGAGCGTGAGCAGAGAAGAGTCGAGGTGGGCTGAATCCATGTCCATTTTGGCTGTTTGTTTGGGTTGTTTATGATTATATGATACGAAATAGGTCTGGAGTAAATTATGTGGAGGAcggtttttttttattttcgAAAGTTGTCCCCATtctcccacctcttcccatctgtTCGCGGTACCTTAAATACTGACAACAACATCTTTTCGTCATCGTTTCCTCGCTTTTGCAGACAAATCGTCCCCTTTCCACTCCTCCCAACCAGAAAATAAGAATAAGCATGGAGGACCGACAGCAGCCATACAGGCGGCCCACTAAGAGGCGCCGACTTCCGCAGTCCGGTCCACTATCTAGTTCAGCATCAACATCTGCGTCTCCGCCTGCTTTATCTCCGACCTTGGACAAAGGCAAAGGGCGCGCTATTCATGACCTAGGGCTCGAAGAGGATCCATATGACAAAGACTGTACGGTAGAAGTGAGCACAAATGATtcagaggatgaggtggaagaaggcaatCTCATCGAGGACGATCAAGGAggatcatcttcaagaggTAAACAAGCATGGGCGATGCGTAAAGCCCGGAGAGTTGAACGTCTTCGTGAGGCTGAGAAATATATTCATATTCCACCAAGTATGTATGACTCCAAAGATGCGGAATCTTTACTGACAATTAAATAGTGCCTCCACCCTCAAATCCCACCAGcgatcttcttcaagctaTCCATCACCATGCCTCTCACTTCTATACTTCGACTTCATTGTTAATACCTCCCAAGAAACGTCAGCGAGCAGCGCCTTGGGCAAGTAAAAAGAGAGTTGAGGTTTTAAAAGATTCGCTACTGTCAAAAGGCCATGCGCAGGGTATAGAAAGTCTTGTCAACGAACGTGGCGAGTTCGTCTCGGTagcaagggaagaaaaagtaGACGGAGGCGATATACGGGGACCTAGGGGAAAATATAAGGTCCGGGATATGTATCGTGCCATAGAAGGGGAGGGTCTGATGGCTATTGGTGAGCGAGTCAAATCCAGTATTCCGGATTTTGGGGGACTAATCACCTGAATTTGGGTGACTCCAGGCATAATTTTGCAGGAGTATGTCATTAGAACGTTACGCGAAATAGGCTATCAGCCCGGCGAGGGATCTCAAGCGGGAATCGAGTCAAAAGGGGATAATGAAGCGCAAGGtggaaatgaagaagaagagaatggcGGTCCCGAAAGATAGTAACTGAGCATTTGTTTCCATACGACAGGACCATCAATAATCGTAGATTTTCAAATTACTAGTAGTACAAGTATAAGTACAATAGCACATCCGTCAAATAGCATTGTAAAGTTGTATCCATAGCATGCCTGGTGAATATATGCATACCATTACCCTATACCTCTTGCTCGCTAACGACCTCATAACGTCCTTTCCCACCCGGTACTCTCTTATCCATCGCAAGCTTTCGCCTATAAGCCCTCCAACCTCCTGGAGGTATTTCGTAAACCGTCATATAATCGACATCGTTATCTGGTAACCAGAAATCTATGCAATTCTAATTGTATGTCAGTTTATAGCTTTGTATGCGGTAGGGGTCTGTAGAATTTACTTTGACCATGCCCATATCAAACGGATTCTGGTCTCTCCCAGCTCTTTTCATTCCCCCCAATGCCTTTCCCTTCGTAAACCTATCTAGTCCCAAGATAGTCATCAGCGGACCTGTCAATGTCTTCCAAAGAGCTCCGCATATATGCAGCACGCCATGGCTGTGGCCACGAGCATGATCACCATGTCGACATTGAGGTCCATGAACATGTCCGCCAGGCGGAGGAAGTAACGCGTTCCCCTCTGGCCCAGCCTCGGCACCCGGGGGACCAGCCGCTTCCTCTCCAGCTCCACTCATCCCGATGCCCGCCCCGACAGCTGCAGCCTGCTTTAACATCGCCCCGCTTTGGTCTCTCAAGCTTTGTCCCCCTCGCCCACCCATGAAGCCATATCGGCCAAGATTGGACACTTCAAATGTTGTCATTTGCCGAGAGACTTGCCATAGGTGAGAAATGGCCAGAACAGAAGTCCACGTGAGTTGAAGGGTACTCCAAAGCGCCAtacagagaagaaaaggatcgAAATCGCCTGCTTGGCAGAGAGTTGTAGAGATATCACATGTTGTTAATCCTGGATTAGGAGTGGGAATGTATTCTGGGGCATTTTGCTGGATGTCTATAGTCGATGAAAACATTAGACGGATGATTCAAAGTATAACAGCAACTCACAGGCAATAGTAAGTCTGATAAAGAGAATGATTCCCCCAATCAAAAATAACACAAATAGCAAAAAGGATCGATGGTTTTTCGCTCCCACTGTGACCTTATCAGCCTTGAGACAACGGATGTGGCCTGCAATTAACTCACCGCAATTCCAAATCCAAGGGCAGTGGCTATGTGCTGTCAGGTAATACTTGTTCAAACAACTAGAGATACATACTGATCAAACCTGGCCACACATCGATTACAGGTCCGGCAATGTTTGGAGCGTAAGGGTTTCCGAGCCTGTAAACATAAATATCACCCTAATGTGAAGGCAGATAGCACACAGACTCACCATGCAGACGATACAAAAGTTGGTCCCATTCAGTCTTCCTGCGTCCACAAGGTCTTCTAATACCTATAGGGATTTTTAAAAGTATTCTTATGCACATATTGCCGCTATACTCACTTCCTTAATTTCCGCATCCTGCTGTCCCTTCGGCACAAATCCAGGATCTGTCACGATGGCTGTCCAGAAAGTCCAACAGCAGCCAACAAACATGATTATAAAGCCGAGGTTGCTAAATGCGTATCCCGGGGTGTTGACGGCGAACCTAGAAATCCAACAGTAGCCTACCCAGATGAGACTGGCGGTGATGATAGATGCAAAGTAGTTGGATGTGGAAACTTTGTCTTGGGCCTTGATATGGCCCAATAAAACAAGGACGACGGTCTT harbors:
- a CDS encoding hypothetical protein (Similar to gi|46100066|gb|EAK85299.1| hypothetical protein UM04250.1 [Ustilago maydis 521], FASTA scores: opt: 1916, E(): 8.5e-106, (40.932% identity (67.758% similar) in 794 aa overlap (1-774:8-775)); HMMPfam hit to Ank, Ankyrin repeat, score: 140.6, E(): 3.4e-39), whose amino-acid sequence is MTTVASPDIRVKATSPDSNRAVLEQSIVLSDSGRLDEGSSIRGGELERDSQEVGRETVREPLMCHDLDIHALAQRGDTAAIAAMLQENPSLNLSARDAQDVTPLHWAAINAHMGTCRLLIDSGADIDAIGGELKATPLQWAARNGHLYVVHLLISRGADPNIHDSQGFNTLHLITHSSAVMPLLYMLHQPVAIDEKDTDGHTALMWAAYQGDALSVDLLIRHGASVNSTDNAGMTPLHWAAVKGNKVSIMHLVEAGASLDAKEEAGKTPRDMAEELRGLVPFQKGLEEAGWSIDGVKMEGKLGPRNTILAIFLLPIAVLWLIFSTFKWLPVYVGVPFAIAEFMGMQYTVVLVLLGHIKAQDKVSTSNYFASIITASLIWVGYCWISRFAVNTPGYAFSNLGFIIMFVGCCWTFWTAIVTDPGFVPKGQQDAEIKEVLEDLVDAGRLNGTNFCIVCMGDIYVYRLGNPYAPNIAGPVIDVWPGLITTALGFGIAADKVTVGAKNHRSFLLFVLFLIGGIILFIRLTIAYIQQNAPEYIPTPNPGLTTCDISTTLCQAGDFDPFLLCMALWSTLQLTWTSVLAISHLWQVSRQMTTFEVSNLGRYGFMGGRGGQSLRDQSGAMLKQAAAVGAGIGMSGAGEEAAGPPGAEAGPEGNALLPPPGGHVHGPQCRHGDHARGHSHGVLHICGALWKTLTGPLMTILGLDRFTKGKALGGMKRAGRDQNPFDMGMVKNCIDFWLPDNDVDYMTVYEIPPGGWRAYRRKLAMDKRVPGGKGRYEVVSEQEV